The genomic DNA AACATCCAAACCGGTTCCCCCTCCGATCACCAGCGCGGTTCCTTCCTTCGCAGCGATGGCGAAGGAGGAGTCACGGGCTCCGCTCTCGCAGATGCCCTTCCAGGTTAAGACCGATCTGACGCCGATTCAGACGGCCATTCGAGATGCCATTCCGGAACGCATCACGGAGGCGGGGCATCCGCTCGGTCAAGAATTCCGTTGGACCTTTGTCAGGAGCAGCAATACACAGGTACATATCCAGGACGGCCTCGTCGCGATTCATGCCGAATATAAAGGAGAGATCGAATCGCGCAGCAGTTCACGGGCCTGTCGCCTGGATCCTGTTTTTGCCACACTGGACGTCACGGGCAAACTCGCCCTGCTGCAAGAAAGCGAATCGGTCTCGTTCGGCTTCGACCCCACTCATCTCGCGGTGAGAACCAAACCGGAGAGCGACGCGCGCTGCAACATGTTCAACGTCCCGGTGACCGATCAGGCTCCCGACTTGCTCGGACTGCCTGAAATCAAGATCGCCCTGACGGACGCCGTCCATGCCGACGCGTTTGCGATTCCATTGCAACGGCTCTGGGATGATCTCGACGGTCCCCTGTCCCTCTCGATGGCGACACTGAACACCCATGCCTGCCTCTACGGCAATCCGAGAGAAATGATTCTCGGACAACAGAAGGGTACGACACAGGAGACGGTGATTCTGGGCTCGGCAAAACAAATGCCCTTCATCACCTATGAGCCGACCTGTGCGGAGGCTGCTCCCACGGTCGCCCTCGTCAATTCTGGCCCTCTGTCGGCTGTTAATAAGCCCTACACGATGCTGGCCCGAGTCCCATTTTCTTATCAGCAGCTCTCGCACCAACTGCAGAGCAAGCTGTTCCACCAGACGGTGGTGCTCGATTCCACGGCCTCAGACAGGGCCGTCATTGAACAGGTCTCCGCCGCGGACGCCAGTGGGCGCGTCCTGGTGACGGTCGAACTCAGCGGCGATCTCAAAGGTACGATCTACTATTGGGGAACGCCACGCCTGGATGACGGGGGACGGAGCCTCTCCGTGCCGGACCTCCAAATGGCCAATGAGTCGAAATCCGCCATCGACTCCATTCGTATCGGCTATTGGCAACTGGTGGATCGGGAACTCAATCAGAAACTCCGGCAGGCTATGGCGGTCGACATCTCTGCGCAAGTCGATCGATTGAAGCAAACACTGACTGGAACACACCGGTCGGGAGGCGTCACGATGGATATCCTTGTGACACGGCAGATGCCCGACCAGGTCCGCTCTTCGCCGCAGGGCCTGACGGTCATCATTTTGCTGGAAGGGACCGCCAACGCCACCGGCCAGGTCACACTGGAGGGACAAAGGACCAGGGCGTTGCTCCCGCGGGAAAGCCGCTGACTCGCACCACAGGGAGAGGAGGCGTCCAACGACGCTTCCTCTCCGCACTCCGAATGTCGCCGCTCACCGTGGCGTCGATGATTAGGGTCCTGCCCAGTGCGCACGCGAACGATTGACTGATACGGCGGCGTTGAGACTCACGAACGACCACGCGTCACTCATTGGGAGGCAGCCCCATGGCGAATACACCGACGATTTCGAACACCGACGGCGCAGTCAAGCTGGTACGCGACGACCATCGTCATATTCTGGCCCTTTTCCAGCTGTACCGTGCCACACCGGCAGACTCCCGACAATCGTACGTCGAGCAGATCCTGCAACGATTGTCAGACCATTTCCACATGGAAGAGCGGTTGACTGAGGACGTTCGGCATCACGGCAACGAAGGCCGTATCCTCGTGGAACAACTCCTCGTGGAACATGAGGAGATCAAGGCAATGATAGACGAGTTACAACAGGCTGAAAACGATGACGACGAATCGTTGGATGCATTCTTTGAAGACATGATGCAGACCGTCCGTGCCCATTTCATCGCGGAGGAGCGCGATCTCTTTCCTCTATTGAACAAGGGATAGCACCACGCCCATCGGTAGCAGCACATCCGGAATGCTACACAGGATGACGGGTCGAACGACGGATGAGGACATCCCCTTCCCCGGGAGGGAGAAATGGAGTGGCACCGAATGAGTCTTTCACCACTGCGTTTTGCGGTCGTCGGTCTTGGACATATTTCCCAGGTTGCCGTGCTTCCCGCCTTCGCGCATGCAAAATCCTCGGCACGGCTGACCGCGCTGGTATCGGACGACCCCCTGAAGCGTCGCCTCCTCGGCCGACAATACGGGATCGCCCACACCTATGCCTACAAAGACTACGAACAGTGTTTGCGAAGCGGCGAGATTGATGCCGTGTACATTGCCCTGCCGAACAGTCTCCATCGCGAATACGCCGTGCGGGCAGCTCGTGCCGGCATACATATCCTGTGTGAAAAGCCCCTTGCCGTGACGGCCGCCGATTGCCGGAAGATGGTCCGGGCCGCCGAGCGGTATCGCGTCAAACTGATGGTCGCGTATCGTCTGCATTTCGAGGCCTGTAATCTTCAGACCATTGCCCTGCTGCAGTCCGGGCGCTTAGGTGAGCCGAGGCTCTTTCATTCAGTCTTCACCCAACAGGTTCGCCCCGGCGACATCCGTTTAAGCCAGAGGTTGGGCGGGGGGCCGCTGTATGATATCGGCATCTATTGCATCAACGCGGCACGATACCTCTTCCGCGATGAACCGACGGAAGTCACTGCCTTGGTCGGTCGCGGCCATGACCGCCGATTCCAAAAGGTCGAAGAATCGGCCGGCGCAATCCTTCGCTTTCCTCACGATCGCCTGGCGACATTGACCTGCAGCTTCGGCGCGACCGATGCCGCCATGTATGAAATCGTCGGCACAAAAGGCCGGGTGCGTGTGGAGCCGGCCTACGAATACCTGGGAAGCTTGAAAGCTTCCATCACCGTAAACGGGAAGACACGCGTCCGCACGTTCAGACCGGGGGATCAGTTCGCCCCCCAACTCATCTACTTTGCCTCCTGCGTACAAGACAATCGCCAACCGGAACCGAATGGGCTTGAGGGCCTGCTCGATGTGCAAATTATCGAAGCCCTGCATCGTTCCGCCCGGCAAGGCCGTAGCGTCCCGCTCCGACTATCGACGAAACAGGTGCGTCCCGACGTCCGGCTGCAGATGCACCGACCGCCGGTCGTCAAACCCAAACAGGTTCGTGCGACTTCCCCCACCCTCTGAGGGCACATGTCGGGGATGGAGTCATGCCTCCACCGGCGCGACTAGGGCTTTGCCCAGTTCATGCGCGGAACGCAGACCGTTACCTTGAGCATGCCGATGACACCGAGCCACAACCGTAATTGAGGATGAAGGAGAGTCCCGATGGACCAGGAGAAGAGCACTCTCGAACACACCGCCGAACAGATGAAGGCAACCGTTCATGACGCCGTGAGCGACACGATGGCTGCCGCCGATCGAACGACCAAACGCGCTGGTGAGGCGCTGGAATCCACGGCCGACCGACTGCGTGAACGGCTTCCACAAGATGGTGCAGCCGGTGCCGCAGCGGATGCCGTCTCTCGAGGCGTGAAACAAACCTCCCGCATGCTCCAACAACAGGGGGTGAGCGGCATCGTCGAAGATCTCGAAATCCTCATGCGGCGTTACCCGCTCCAAACCCTCCTCGTTGGACTTGGGTGCGGGTACCTGCTCGCTCGCACGCGGCCTGAATAGTGAAGGAAGGGCTTCGGACATGGACAATCCACATCCAATTTCAATCGGCGCGCTCGTATCGGGACTCATGTCCGACTTCCGCTGCCTCCTGCGACAGGAGATGGAACTGGCACGTCACGAAATGGAGCACGAACGGCACAAGCTCAGCTCGATCATGATACAAAGCGGAATCGGTCTTCTTCTGGGAATGATAGCGATCCTCTTTCTGCTACTGATGGTGGTCCATCTACTCGTGACCTACACAAACCTTCCGCTCTGGGCCTGTTTCGGCATTGTGGGGTTCATCTCGGCACTTGGAACCGGCGGGCTGCTCTATAGGGTGGCTAGGATAGGCGCGGGTCTCCGCCTCTGGCCATTTCGCACCTTTCACTCACTGAAGGAAGATATCCGATGGATCAAAGAACGAGTGCTATCGACCAGGACTTGAAAGACATTGCACAGACGAGAATCGCCATCGCTGAAAAGTGGGATGCGCTGGAGCAACAGATCACACACCGAGTGGAGGACGTGACGATGACGTGTTCAGACATGTTGAATCGAGCCACCGACAACATCGGTGCG from Nitrospira sp. ND1 includes the following:
- a CDS encoding DUF4403 family protein; protein product: MGRYTQPVLPALCAVLLLGNACSHSIPQSTSKPVPPPITSAVPSFAAMAKEESRAPLSQMPFQVKTDLTPIQTAIRDAIPERITEAGHPLGQEFRWTFVRSSNTQVHIQDGLVAIHAEYKGEIESRSSSRACRLDPVFATLDVTGKLALLQESESVSFGFDPTHLAVRTKPESDARCNMFNVPVTDQAPDLLGLPEIKIALTDAVHADAFAIPLQRLWDDLDGPLSLSMATLNTHACLYGNPREMILGQQKGTTQETVILGSAKQMPFITYEPTCAEAAPTVALVNSGPLSAVNKPYTMLARVPFSYQQLSHQLQSKLFHQTVVLDSTASDRAVIEQVSAADASGRVLVTVELSGDLKGTIYYWGTPRLDDGGRSLSVPDLQMANESKSAIDSIRIGYWQLVDRELNQKLRQAMAVDISAQVDRLKQTLTGTHRSGGVTMDILVTRQMPDQVRSSPQGLTVIILLEGTANATGQVTLEGQRTRALLPRESR
- a CDS encoding Gfo/Idh/MocA family protein gives rise to the protein MSLSPLRFAVVGLGHISQVAVLPAFAHAKSSARLTALVSDDPLKRRLLGRQYGIAHTYAYKDYEQCLRSGEIDAVYIALPNSLHREYAVRAARAGIHILCEKPLAVTAADCRKMVRAAERYRVKLMVAYRLHFEACNLQTIALLQSGRLGEPRLFHSVFTQQVRPGDIRLSQRLGGGPLYDIGIYCINAARYLFRDEPTEVTALVGRGHDRRFQKVEESAGAILRFPHDRLATLTCSFGATDAAMYEIVGTKGRVRVEPAYEYLGSLKASITVNGKTRVRTFRPGDQFAPQLIYFASCVQDNRQPEPNGLEGLLDVQIIEALHRSARQGRSVPLRLSTKQVRPDVRLQMHRPPVVKPKQVRATSPTL
- a CDS encoding hemerythrin domain-containing protein; protein product: MANTPTISNTDGAVKLVRDDHRHILALFQLYRATPADSRQSYVEQILQRLSDHFHMEERLTEDVRHHGNEGRILVEQLLVEHEEIKAMIDELQQAENDDDESLDAFFEDMMQTVRAHFIAEERDLFPLLNKG
- a CDS encoding phage holin family protein, which codes for MDNPHPISIGALVSGLMSDFRCLLRQEMELARHEMEHERHKLSSIMIQSGIGLLLGMIAILFLLLMVVHLLVTYTNLPLWACFGIVGFISALGTGGLLYRVARIGAGLRLWPFRTFHSLKEDIRWIKERVLSTRT